From the genome of Acidihalobacter aeolianus:
CTGATCGACATGCATCTCAACGGGGGGACCTACAATCTGGGTCACCGCAATCCCGAGCTGGTGCAGACGCTGATCGATTCCCTGCAGGAATACGACATCGGCAACCACCATTTCCCCTCGATTGCGCGCGCCGAGCTGGCCGAGCAGCTGGCGTCACTGGCGCCGGCAGGGCTTGAACATGCGATCTATGCGAGCGGCGGCGGCGAGGCGATCGACGTCGCGCTGAAGTCGGCGCGGTATGCCACCCGGCGACGCAAGATCGTATCGCTGGAGAAGTGCTACCACGGCCACACCGGCCTCGCGGTGGCGACCGGCGATCCGCGTTTTTCCGAGCTGTTTCTGTCCAACGGCGCCGCCGGCGAATTCGTCAAGGTACCGTTCAACGATCTTGACGCGATGGTGCGTGCGCTGGCCGGCGACGACGTGGCCGCGGTGATCATCGAAACCATTCCCGCGACCTACGGCTTCCCGCTGCCGGAGCCGGGCTATCTGCAGGGCGTGCGCGAGCTGTGTACCCGCCACGGCGCGATGTACGTGGCCGACGAGGTGCAGACCGGGCTCGGCCGCACCGGCGAACTGTGGTGCGTGGACACCTACGGCGTGACGCCGGACATCCTGGTGACCGCCAAGGGCCTGGGCGGCGGTCTGTATCCGATCGGCGCGGTGCTGGTCAACGACGCGGCCGCGGGCTGGATGGAACAGGACGGTTTCGGTCACATCTCCACCTTCGGCGGCTCGGAACTGGGTTGCCGGGTCGCCTCCAAGGTGCTCGAGATCAGCACGCGTCCGGGCGTGGTCGAGAACGTGCGTGCGATGAGCGCGTACTTCGCCGCGAAACTCGCGATCCTGCGCGAGGAGAGCGACGGCTTCCTGGCCGAGGTGCGCCAGCAGGGTCTGGTGATGGGGTTGCGCTTCGCCCATCCGCAGGGCGCGGTATTCGTCAGCAACGCGCTCTATGCTCACGGCGTATGGGCGATCTTCTCCGGCCTCGATCCCAGCGTGCTGCAGTTCAAGCCGGGCATGCTGATCGACCAGGGGCTGGCCGACGAGGTGCTGGAGGCGCTGCGTCTGAGCCTGCGCCAGGCGCGCGCGGCGGCGGGGGTCTGAGCGATGGCCTACGCCGCGACCGTATCCGATAGCGATCTGGGAGCGATCGGCGAGGCCGTGGCCGGCAACCTGTGGCGCTGGGGGCTGCCCGACGACACGCAGGTTTCCCTGCTCAATCATTCCGAGAACACCACCTACGCGTTGCAGGCCGGCGACCGTCGCTACGTGCTGCGCGTACATCGCCTCGGCTACCACAGCGCGGAGGCCATCGCCATCGAGCTCGACTGGCTGGCCGCGGTCAGCCGCGACACCGCGATCCGTACCGCTGCGCCGATAGCGGGCGCGGATGGCGCGCTGGTGCAGCCGTTTGCGACCCGGCAGCCGGAGGCGCGTCACAGCGTGCTGTTCGAATTCCTCGACGGCGAGGAACCGGACGAATCGGGCGACCTCGCTGCCGCGTTCGAGCAACTCGGCGGCATCACCGCGGAACTGCATGCGCACAGCCGGCGCTGGACCGCCGGCCGGTCGCGGCTCGCACGCCCGGTGTGGGACTTCGAGCATACCCTGGGCGGCCGCCCGATCTGGGGCGAGCCGCGTCACGGCATCGGCGTGACCGCGGTGGTCGCGGCGCAACTCGAGCGCGGCATCCGCGAGGTGCGCACACGCCTGGAGGCCTATGGCGCCGAGGCGCAGCGCTTCGGCCTGATCCATGCCGACCTGCGTCTGGCCAACCTGCTGGTGCACGAGGGCAGGGTGAGCGTGATCGATTTCGACGACTGCGGCTACGGCTGGTTTTTGTACGACCTCGGCAGCGCGCTCAGCTTCATCGAGCATCGCGACTACGTGCCCGCACTGATCGATGCCTGGGTGCGCGGCTACGCGCGGCAGGTGCCGCTGACCGAAGTAGACATCGCCATGATTCCGACCTTCGTGATGATGCGCCGGCTGCTGCTGATCGGCTGGCTGGGCTCGCATCGCGAAACCGATCTTGCCCGCGTGATCGGGCGCGAATTCACCCCGCAGACCTGCGACATGATCGACCGCTATCTGCAAGGCCGGCTGTTTGCCACATGATTGATCGGCATGCTGTTGTGTCTGAAAAGGCGCCAGTCAAGGCGCGAGGAGTGCAGTTTGGTTATTCCAAATAAACGACGGGCAACGCCGAGTGGCGGCCTTTCAGCCGCAACCCGTAGGGTCGGGCCGCTTTTCGCGTCTCGCGGCGCCTGGCGAGCCACGCAAAGCGGCTCCGGCAGCAGTCGCTCAGTCGTGTAAACAGGCCCTAGCGCCCGCACATTCCTGGAGACCCATGAACACGCTACCCGAATCGAAACCCGAACCCCGCTACCGCGACCGCTTGTTCATCGACGGCGAATGGGTCGAGCCGGCGGCGGGCGGCCGTCTGCCGGTGGTCAATCCGGCCACCGAACGTGTGTTCCATGAGGTGGCCGCGGCCATCGCGGAGGACGTGGACCGCGCCGTCGCCGCCGCCCGGGCCGCATTCGCGACCTGGGGAACCACCACGGGCGCCGAGCGCGCCGTCTACCTGCGCGCGATGGCCGCCGAGGTGCGTGCGCGGCGCGACGAGCTGGCGTACATGGAGGTGCTGGACAACGGCAAGCCGCTGCCGGAGGCGCAGTGGGACATCGACGACGTTGCCGGCTGTTTCGACTATTACGCCGACCTGGCCGAGGAACTCGACGAGCGCCAGAACGAGCCGCTCGAACTCGGTGCCGACGGTTTTCGCGGCAGCGTGTGCTACGAGCCGGTGGGCGTGGCCGGGCTGATCGTGCCCTGGAACTACCCCATGCTGATGGCGGCATGGAAGGTCGCGCCGGCGCTTGCCGCGGGCGCCACCTGCGTGCTCAAGCCTTCCGAATACACCCCGTTGACCGCGTTGGAATACGGTGCCGTGGCCGAGGCCGCCGGGTTGCCGCCCGGGGTGCTCAACGTGCTCACCGGCACGGGGCCCGAGGCCGGCGCGCCGCTCGCTGATCACCCCGGCGTCGACAAGCTCGCGTTCACCGGCAGCGTGCCCACCGGCATCAAGGTGATGCATGCCGCGGCCCAGCACGTGAAGACGGTCAGCCTGGAACTCGGCGGCAAGTCGCCCTTCATCGTGTTCGAGGACGCGGACGTCGAGAAGGCCGTGGAATGGATCATGTTCGGCATCTTCTGGAACCAGGGCGAGGTGTGCAGTGCCACTTCGCGTCTGCTGGTGCATGAGGACATCGCGCCGCGGGTGCTCGAGCGCCTGCGCGAGGCCGCACACGAGATCAAGGTCGGCGACGGCCAGGAAGCGGGCACGCTGCTCGGTCCGCTGGTCAGCGAGACGCAGTATCAGCGTGTGCTCGGCTACATCGACATCGGTTTGGCCGAGGGCGCGACCCTGCTTACCGGCGGCCGCCGACCCGCGGGGCTGGAGCAGGGCTACTTCCTGGAGCCCACGGTCTTCGTGGACGTGCGTCGCGAGATGCGCATCTGGCGCGAGGAGATCTTCGGCCCGGTGCTGGCGGTGATGACCTTCGGCGACGAGGCCGAGGCGCTGGCGCTCGCCAACGACAGCGATTTCGGCCTCGCCGCCGCAGTGATGTCCGCCGACCTGGAGCGCTGCGAGCGCGTCAGCCGTGCGCTGCGCGCGGGCATCGTGTGGATCAACTGTTCTCAGCCGACCTTCACCCAGGCGCCGTGGGGCGGCTTCAAGCTGAGCGGCATCGGCCGCGAGCTCGGCCGCTGGGGGCTGCAGAACTATCTCGAAGTCAAACAGATAACACGCTACGAAAGCGGCCGGGCATGGGGGTGGTACCTCAAATGAGAAAACACCTGTCCACATCAACCATCGTCTACTTGCGGGTGTTTATTACGGCGGTCCAAGCGGCCGCGGAGCGATGAGGAGTCGTTCGAGTGGGTAGCAAGGGAACAACAACGGATCCTGGGGTTGTGTTTTGTGCGGGGTGCGGCGTTTCGGCGTGCGGGCCCAGCAGTTCTGTGGGGGTTTCGCGTCTTTTCGTCTTTCTCATTATCAGAGGGTAATTGCATGAGCAAGGTACAAAGTGATATCGGCCTGGGTGGCGCCGGGCAAAGTTCCGGCGTCGGCCTGAAGTCCAACAACCTGACCTTCGTGGAAACCATTGGGCAGTCGATCGCCAATGTGTCGCCGACCTTCATGCCGGCATTGGCCGTCGCGGTGGTTGTGGGCATGGCCGGCCATGCGACGTGGCTGGTGTATGCGCTGGCGACGGTCAGCCTGATGCTGGTGGGCTGGAACCTGAGCCGCCTGGCCAGCCGTTACGCCACCGCCGGTTCCTTCTTCGTCTACATCTCGCGCAGCCTGGGGCCGATCACCGGCGGCATCGTCGGCTGGGGGCTCATCGTGGCCTATCTGGGCACGGCCATGGCAGTCACCGTCGGCGTCAAGGTGTTCCTGGACAGCGTGCTGCAACCGGTCGGCATCAAGCTGCCGGCCATCCTGGTCTATGCGGTCACGGTCGCACTGGTATGGCTGCTGGCCTATCGCGACATCAAGATCTCCTCGCGCGTGGGCCTGACCCTGGAAGGCCTGTCGATCTGCGTCATCCTGTTCCTGCTCGGCGCTATCGTCATGAAGCACACCGGCAGCCTGGTCGACGTCAATCAGCTCGCGCTGAAGGGTTCCAGCGCCGGCAGCGTGGCGCAGGCCGCGGTGTTCGCGATCTTCTCCTTCGTCGGCTTCGAGAGCGCAGCCAGCCTGGGCCAGGAAACGCGTAATCCGCTCAAGACCGTGCCGCGAGCGATCCTCAGCAGCACCCTGATGGTCGGCACCTTCTTCGTGATCGTGACCTACATCATCCTGATCGGTTTCAACGACAACGTCGCCGCACTGGCCAAGGACGGCGCCCCGCTCGACACCCTGTCCGCGGCCGCCGGCGTGCCCTGGCTCGGCACCTTCATCTACATCGGTGCCGCGATCAGCGCCTTCGCCTGCGCCCTGGCTTCGGTCAACGCCGCCTCGCGCCTGCTTTTCTCCATGGGCCGCTATCAGTTCGTGCACAGCTCGATGGGCTTCGTGCATGCCAAGCACCGCACGCCGCACATCGCGGTGACCATCAGCGCGGTGCTGACCTTCATCGTGCCCACGCTGATGCTGAAGATGGATTACCTGACCGCATTCGGCATTCTCGGCACCATCGCGACCTTCGGCTTCGTGCTCGGCTATTTCATGATCTCCGTGGCTGCACCCATCTACATCAAGAAAATGGGTGAGCTCAAGCCCGTCGACGTCATCGTCGGCGTAGTGGCCGCACTGGCGATGCTCGGCGCGTTCGTCGGTAGCGTCTACCCGGTGCCGGACTATCCGTACAACATCCTGCCGTACCTGTTCATCGGCTATCTCGCGGTAGGCCTGGTCTGGCTGTTGATGCTGAAGAAGAAATCCCCGCAGATCCTGCTGAACATCGAGAAGGATCTGGAGGTTTCCGAATCCGAAATCATCGTCGGCAAGAAGTGATCGCCGGCATGCGTACCAGTCTCTGGAAAGAGGGAAATTGAAATGCCTGGCATCGATGAAAGAATTGCCGAGGAGGGTGCGGTGACTGCCGCACCCCACCCTCTGGAACCGCTGTCGGTCGAGGAAGTCCGGCAGGCGGTCTCCGTCCTGAAGCAGGGCAAGGCCGAGGTCGAGTCGATGCGCTTCATGTCGGTGACGCTCAAGGAGCCGAGCAAGTACGCGGTCACCGCGTACGAGGCTGGGGAGGCTCAGCCACGCGAGGTGCACTTCATCATGCTCGACAACCGCGACGGTCAGACCTACGAAGCCGTCGTCTCGCTGAGCGAATCGGCGGTCAAGTCCTGGGTCCACGTGCCCGGGGTGCAGCCGCCGATCCACCTCGACGAGTTCATGGAGTGCGAGAATGCGGTCAAGGCCTCGCCGGAGTGGCAGGAAGCCCTGCGCCGTCGCGGTATCACCAACTTCGAGGACGCCATCGTCGACCCGTGGTCGGCGGGTTACTACGGCGAGGAGGAGTACAGCGGGCATCGCCTTTCCCGTGCGCTGACCTGGATTCGCGAGAGTCATGACGACGTCGGCTACGGACGGCCGGTCGAAGGCGTGATCACCATCGTCGATCTCAACGAGATGCGCGTGCTCAAGGTGGAAGACAACGGCATCGTGCCGTTGCCGCCCCCCTCGGGCAACTACACCGCGAACTCGGTCGGTCCGCTGCGCGACGACCTGAAGCCGCTGGACATCGTCCAGCTCGACGGTCCGAGCTTCGCGGTCGACGGCCACGAGATCTCGTGGCAGCGCTGGAAGTTCCGCATCGGCTTCACGCCGCGCGAGGGCCTGGTACTGTACCAGATCGGCTACGGCGAGGACGGCAGCGAGCGTCCGATCATCTACCGCGCCTCGCTGTCTGAAATGGTGGTGCCCTACGGCGATCCCGGGCCGAACCACAATCGCAAGAACGCCTTCGACGTGGGCGAATACGGCATCGGTCTCCTGTCCAACAGCCTGGAACTGGGCTGCGACTGCCTGGGCACGATCAAGTACTTCGACGCGGTAATGACCGATAGCCGGGGCGAGCCGGTCAAGATCCCGAAGGCGGTGTGCCTGCATGAGGAGGACTACGGCACCCTGTGGAAGCACAGCGACTGGCGCACCAACCATACCGAGGTACGGCGTTCGCGGCGCCTGGTGGTGTCGTTCATCGCCACCGTGGGCAACTACGACTACGGCTTTTTCTGGTACTTCTACCAGACCGGCGACATCCAGCTCGAGGTCAAGCTCACCGGCTGCCTGTCCGTCGGCGCCTTCCCGCCCGGCGAGATGCCCAAGTACGGCACCCTGGTATCGGAGCAGCTGTATGCGCCGATCCACCAGCACTTCTTCAACTTCCGCTTGCACTTCAACGTGGACGGCGACGAGAACGCCATCTACGAGGTCAACACGGTGTCGGAGGAGGCTGGGCCGGGCAATCCGCTGGGCAACGGCTGCTATCCCGTTTCCACGCTGCTCAAGAGCGAGGCCGACGCGCAGCGTCCGATCGCGCCGATGTCCGCGCGCTACTGGAAGATCGTCAACCGCAAGAAGCTCAATCGGCTGGGTCAGCCGGTCGGCTACAAGCTGGTCCACGGCGAAAACGTGTTGTCCTTCGCCACGCCGGGTGCGAGCGTCGTCAATCGCGCAGGCTTCATGCGCAACCACCTGTGGGTCACGCCCTATGCGCCGGAGGAGATGTTCGCGGCGGGCATGTACGTCAATCAGAGCCACGGCGACACCGGGCTGCCGGTCTACACCGCCGCCAACCGTTCCCTGGAGGATCAGGAACTGGTGGTGTGGTACACCTGCGGGCACAACCACATCCCGCGTCCGGAGGACTGGCCGGTGATGCCGGTGGCCTACGTGGGCTTCCACCTCAAGCCGGTCGGCTTCTTCGACATGAACCCGAGCATGGACGTGGCCCCGCCCGAGCTGCGGGCGAGCAGCGAGGTCTGAGGATGGACGCTACCGAGCCGGCACAGGACCAGTGTGCCGTGTGCCGGCTGCGTTTGGGGCGTCGTCCGGTGGTGCGGCTGGTGGACGGCGCCGAGCGGCGCTACTGCTGCACGGCCTGCGCCAGCACCGACTATCTGATCGCGCTGTTGCGGGAAAGGCAGCCGACGCGGCACGAGGGTGACGCGACCTGAGCGCCGCATGCCGACGCGGACTAAGATGCCGCTCAAAGGCCCACGGGCGCCGGGGTACACCGGCGCCCGCGGCGATTTCGGCGAGGACGGGGACGCCATGATCGTGATCGAGCCGAACGGCGTCGGACCGGGACTGGAAATCGGCTTCGTCTCGGTGGCCGGGCGGCGTGCGGTCAACGAGGACTACGCCGGCATCGCGCTCGGTGAAGCCGCCGGTGCCGCAACCCGGGGCGTGGTCGCCGCGCTGGCCGATGGCATGGGCGGTTCGGCCGCCGGCGCGGTGGCCGCCGAAGTGACCGTGCGCAGCTTTCTCGAGGGTTACTATCAGCTGCCGGAAACCCTGGGTCCGGAACGGGCGGCCGCCCGCGCGCTGGATGCGGCCAATGCCTGGGTGCATGCCCAGGGGCGCTCCGACCCACGCCTGACCGCCATGGCCGCGACTTTCGCGGCGCTCATCCTGCGCGGGCGCCAGGCGTATTTCCTGCGTGCCGGCGACATTCGGCTCTATCGCCTGCGCGAAGGCCGTCTGCGGCGCATCGGCGCGGACCATTACGAGCCGGCGGTGATCGGCGGCGTGGTGCTACGCGCGGTCGGGCTGGAACGGGCCATCGCCGCCGACTGGGACGTACTCGGCCTGGCCGAAGGGGATCGTTATCTGCTGTGCAGCGACGGCCTGCACCGCGCTCTGTCCGATGCACGCCTCGCGCCGCTGCTGGCCGAGGCGGATGCGCAGACCGCCGCGCAGCGCCTGATCGAGGCCGCGGTCGCCTTCGGGCGGGACAACGCCAGCGCCGTGGTACTCGACGTGATGGCGCTGCCCGTGCTCGATCTGCACTACCTCGAACGGGTCATCGGCCCGCTGCCGATCGGCGACCCGCCGCGCATCGGCGACACGGTCGACGGCTACCTGCTTGGATCGGTGCTCTATTCGGGACATTACAGCCGCCTGTTCGTGGCCCGGTCCCCGGACCAGCCTCAGGGCGACCCGGTGATCGTCAAGTTTCCGCTGCCGCGGGCGGAGCACGACGAGAACATCCGCCGCTCGTTCCTGCGCGAGACCTGGATTTCCGGGCGGGTGAAGAGTCAGTACCTCATCGATTACCTGCCGCCCGAGCCAGGCCGGCAGACGCGGCTGTACGCGGTCAGCCCGTATTACGACGGCGAGACGCTGGAGACGCGGCTGCAGCGCAGTCCGGTCGGCCTGCGCGAGGGCATCGATATCGCAGGTCGTCTGGCAAAGGCGATAGACACCTTGAATCGGCGCGAGATATTCCACCGCGACATCAAGCCGGAGAACGTGATGTTGCTGCGCGACGGGGGGCTGCGGCTGCTCGATCTCGGTTTCTCGGCCATGCCGGGCGTGCTCGATCCGGCGCCCGCGGAGGTGCCGGGCACGCCGGCCTACATGGCCCCGGAACTGTTTGCCGGCGGCAGCGGCGACGCTCGTTCCGACGTGTTCGCCTTCGGCGTCACGCTGTACCGCATGTTCAGCGGCGGCAAGTCGCCCTACGGGCTGCGTCAGTTTATCCCGCTGCACCGCCACCGGCCCGACCTGCCGGCGTACCTGAGCAGGGTGCTGGAGAAGGGTATGGCGCGCGACCCGGACGAGCGCTATCAGGACGTGCTCGAACTGCTCTATGAACTCGAATATGCCGGCCGCAGGGGCGCACCGGCCGGCGTGGCGCGGCGACGCAGCCTGTACGAGCGCAATCCGCTGCTGTTCTGGCAGGTGACCGCCTGGACGGCGATCGCGGTGGCCTTCGGGCTGCTGGTCGCGCTGGCCAAACCCTGGACCTGATCGAGGAGGCGCATCCCATGTATAGACACACGGTAGGCGACACACGCTACGCCTTCGCGGACCTTAGTACGCTGCTCGCCAAGGCCTCGCCACTGCGTTCCGGCGATCAGTTCGCCGGACTGGCGGCCGAATCGGCGGTGGAACGGGTGGCGGCGCAGCGTGCGCTGGCCGACGTGCCGCTCAGGGCGTTTCTCGAAGAGGCGCTGATTCCCTACGAGGACGACGAGGTTACGCGGCTGATCCTCGACACGCACGACGCGGCCGCCTTCGCGTCGGTCGCGCATCTCACCGTCGGCGGCTTCCGCGACTGGCTGCTGGCCTACGAAACCGATGCCGCCGTGCTGGCGCGGCTCGCACCGGGGCTGACCCCGGAAATGGTCGCCGCGGTGTCCAAGCTGATGAGCCTGCAGGACCTGGTGCTGGTGGCGAGCAAGTGCGAGGTGACCACGCGCTTTCGCAACACCATCGGCCTCAAGGGGCGGCTGGCCACGCGGCTGCAGCCGAACCATCCGACCGACGACCCGCGCGGGGTGGCGGCGAGCGTGCTCGACGGCCTGCTTTACGGCAGCGGCGACGCGGTCATCGGCATCAATCCGGCCAGCGACCACCTGGGCGCTCTGACCACGCTGCTCGAACTCATCGACGAGGTGCGCGAAACCTACCGCATCCCCACGCAGTCCTGTGTGCTGGCCCACGTCACCAGCCAGATCGAGGTGATAGCGCGCGGCGCGCCGGTGGATCTCGTGTTCCAGTCGATCGCAGGCACCGAGGCCGCCAACGCCGGCTTCGGCATCAACCTCGCGCTGCTGGGCGAGGCGCGCGAGGCGGCGCTGTCGCTGGGACGCGGCACGCTCGGCGACAACGTGATGTACTTCGAGACCGGGCAGGGCAGCGCGCTGTCGGCGAACGCGCACCACGGCGTCGACCAGCAGACCTGCGAGGCGCGTGCCTATGCCGTGGCGCGGGCGTTCTCGCCGCTGCTGGTCAACACGGTGGTCGGCTTCATCGGCCCGGAATACCTCTACGACGGCAAGCAGATCGTACGCGCCGGACTGGAAGACCATTTCTGCGGCAAGCTGCTCGGCCTGCCGATGGGCTGCGACGTGTGCTACACCAATCACGCCGAGGCCGACCAGGACGACATGGACGCGCTGCTCACCCTGCTCGGCGCGGCCGGCTGCACCTACATCATGGGCATCCCCGGCGCCGACGACATCATGCTGAACTACCAGAGCACCTCGTTCCACGATGCGCTGTATCTGCGCCAGGTGCTCGGCCTGCGTCCGGCGCCGGAGTTCGAGGCCTGGCTGGAGGCCATGGGCATCGTCGAGGATGGCCGCCGGCTGCGTCCGGCCGAGCCGGCGCATCCCCTGCTGACCCATCCGCTGGCGGCCGGCGAATGAGCGGCGAAGGGCGCAGACTGCCGGGGCAGGCCGATCCATGGCGCGGTCTGAGGCGATTCACCGATGCGCGCATCGCGCTGGGCCGCGTTGGCGGCAGCCAGCCGACCGAGGCGGTGCTCGATTTTCGTCTGGCGCACGCCCAGGCGCGAGATGCCGTGCACCGGGCGCTGGACGTCGACGCGCTGTGCGCGCGTCTCGCGCCGCTGGGGCTGCCGGTGCTGCGCGCGGCCAGCCGTGCGCCCGATCGCGCGAACTACCTGCAGCGTCCCGATCTCGGTCGTGTGCTAGCTCCGGAGGCCGCCGCGCGCCTGGCTGGCGAACCCTCTGCCGGCTACGACGTCGTCTTCGTGTTGGGCGATGGGCTCTCGTCGCTCGCGGTCGAGCGCCACGCGCCGTCCTTGCTGGAGGCCGTGCTGACGCCGTTGCGGACGCAGGGCTGGTGCATCGGTCCGCTGGTCGTCGCCGAGCAGGCGCGCGTGGCACTGGGCGACGAAGTCGGGCAGGCGCTCAACGCATCGCTCGTGGTCGTGCTCATCGGCGAGCGCCCCGGACTGAGTTCGCCCGACAGCCTGGGTGTCTATCTCACCTACGCTCCTCGTCCGGGGCGTCTGAACTCCGAACGCAACTGCATCAGCAACGTCCGCCCCGAGGGGCTTCCCTGCAGCACAGCCGCGCACAAGCTGGTATACCTGCTTGCAGCCGCACGTAGCCGCCGCCTGACCGGTGTCGCCCTCAAGGACGATGCGCCCATACAGATCGACGCGGGAATCTCGCCGACACTCCCGGATGAGTCTTGAGGCGAGACTCGGGTCGCCGGGTGGCTCGAACCGGTGGTACGGTTCGAGCGAAAAAATGACCTTTGACCAGGCGAGATCGTGATAGTTCCTGAAAGATTATTTGTTTGAATGTTCTCGCATTCTTGTTCGTACGGTCACGGTTTCTTAACGAAGGATTCACGATTTCTCACATACCATGCCGCCCTTGATGACGGAGGGGGCACCTCCGTCGACTTTCGGACGAAACCGCGGAGGGTAAGTGGTGAACAGCAAGGGCAAGGGACTGTTTGGGGGTGTTTCGGCGCTGGGTTTGGGCGTCGTCATGATTGCGTCGCCGTTGACAGCGGCACATGCGCAGGGAGACGACAGCACGGATAACGGCCAGCCGGTGCAGATCAAGAAGGTGGTCAAGACCGTGCCGCCCGAAAGGGCCGTGGCCACGGTCAGCAAGGCCAAGGTGGAACATACGAGTCCTTCCAGCAATTTGCTGTCGATTCTCAAGAATGTTCCGGGGTTCAACGTGCTGAGCTCCGGTCCCGGTAACCTGTTGACCAGCGATACGGCCTTCACGCTCAACGGGTTCAACAGCTCCGAGGTCGGCACCACGTTCGACGGTGTGCCGATCATCAATACCTTCCTGGGCGGTATTTACGGTCAGGGCGATGATCATGCGGTAACCCCGCTGACAGTCGGACAGATCAGCAATGTTCAGGTTTACAGCGGCGCCAATACGCCACAGCAGAACTCGCTGGATTCCCTGGGCGGCAACATCAACTTCAGTCCCAAGATGCCCACGAAGGCCCCGGGTGTGGACGTGAACGTGGGCGGCGGTGCCTACGCCAAGCACGGCGACATGAGTACCGTGGGCGTGCAAGCGAATTCGGGGGCGCTCCAGTCGCTGAACGGCTTCAAGGTGCTGGCCCGATACGATCACACCGATACCAACGGCTTTCAGCAGCACGTCTACGCGCATGTCAATTCGTATTATCTGGCCGCCGTGCAGCCGCTCGATCAGGGGCTGACGCAGCTGAGCCTGATCGTTGCCCACAACGACGAAAAGGCGCAGATGCCGGAGATGATTCCGTCCGCGTTGATCGATCAGTTCGGCAGCGATTATCAGTACCCCACCGATGTGGCGCGCAACTGGGTCGATTCGCATGCGACTCACGTGATCCTGGGGCTTAACTCGCTCCTCAATCCCATGGCCGTCGGCGGCTTCAAGGTTTTCTACAACCAGACGAAGAACGACCGTACCGCATATGCCAATCCGATCTACAACAACTCGTATCTGGGCTATGGCTTGCCCACGCATCTGAAGAGTTCGTCGGCGCTCAATGGGTACGGTAACAACTTCAATATTTACAATGCTGCGCTGGCGACCCAGATGTTCGGTTCCGCAGCAGCCGGTACGCAGTACCAGCATTACATCGACAACTACCACAACTTCGGCGCCAAGATCCACCTGAGCCTGTTGCTGCCGTCGAATACGGTGACCGTCGGCGGCATGGCGATGCAGGCCAAGGAGCTTTCCGAGGAAGGTTGGTACGGTTCCAAGCCGGCACCCATCTCGACGGGTTACAACGCGGCCTGGGTGGAACACGACGGACGTAATTACTGGGATGCTTATGCCCAGGACAACATGTCCTTGCTGAAGGGGCGTTTGCATATCTATCCCGGCGTCAAGTATGCGCAGGTTTCGATGTTCGCAGCCGATGATCCCGCGTACTACTACTACTACGGCGGATCCACCGGCAAGACCTTCACCTATGCCGAGCCTTCCATCGGCGTGACCTTCAGCCCCGCCAAGCCGGTCGAGCTGTATGCCAACTACGGCCGCACCTACAAGGCGCCGAACATCAGCGCGATCTATAGCCTGATCGGTTCCACCCCGATGCCGCAGCCGATCACGGTGAAGCCCGAATATGTCGACAGCGTCGATGCCGGTATCCGCTACAGCAGTGCTTTCGGCAAGTTCTCAGCGGCTGTGTACGATCGGCATTTCACCCATATCTTCAGCTATTCCTACAGCAACGTGACGGGTGTGACCCAGGAATACAACGCGGGTACGGCGGATTACAAGGGTTTCACGCTCGCCGCCGAAAAGCCGCTGCT
Proteins encoded in this window:
- a CDS encoding class-III pyridoxal-phosphate-dependent aminotransferase — encoded protein: MLETGLAASVAQLGQASERSTRKQDTLDKSIRFWNPGKTRFWQSVGIDLVIGKREGYCLYDMDGKRLIDMHLNGGTYNLGHRNPELVQTLIDSLQEYDIGNHHFPSIARAELAEQLASLAPAGLEHAIYASGGGEAIDVALKSARYATRRRKIVSLEKCYHGHTGLAVATGDPRFSELFLSNGAAGEFVKVPFNDLDAMVRALAGDDVAAVIIETIPATYGFPLPEPGYLQGVRELCTRHGAMYVADEVQTGLGRTGELWCVDTYGVTPDILVTAKGLGGGLYPIGAVLVNDAAAGWMEQDGFGHISTFGGSELGCRVASKVLEISTRPGVVENVRAMSAYFAAKLAILREESDGFLAEVRQQGLVMGLRFAHPQGAVFVSNALYAHGVWAIFSGLDPSVLQFKPGMLIDQGLADEVLEALRLSLRQARAAAGV
- a CDS encoding phosphotransferase enzyme family protein, with the translated sequence MAYAATVSDSDLGAIGEAVAGNLWRWGLPDDTQVSLLNHSENTTYALQAGDRRYVLRVHRLGYHSAEAIAIELDWLAAVSRDTAIRTAAPIAGADGALVQPFATRQPEARHSVLFEFLDGEEPDESGDLAAAFEQLGGITAELHAHSRRWTAGRSRLARPVWDFEHTLGGRPIWGEPRHGIGVTAVVAAQLERGIREVRTRLEAYGAEAQRFGLIHADLRLANLLVHEGRVSVIDFDDCGYGWFLYDLGSALSFIEHRDYVPALIDAWVRGYARQVPLTEVDIAMIPTFVMMRRLLLIGWLGSHRETDLARVIGREFTPQTCDMIDRYLQGRLFAT
- a CDS encoding aldehyde dehydrogenase family protein, with the protein product MNTLPESKPEPRYRDRLFIDGEWVEPAAGGRLPVVNPATERVFHEVAAAIAEDVDRAVAAARAAFATWGTTTGAERAVYLRAMAAEVRARRDELAYMEVLDNGKPLPEAQWDIDDVAGCFDYYADLAEELDERQNEPLELGADGFRGSVCYEPVGVAGLIVPWNYPMLMAAWKVAPALAAGATCVLKPSEYTPLTALEYGAVAEAAGLPPGVLNVLTGTGPEAGAPLADHPGVDKLAFTGSVPTGIKVMHAAAQHVKTVSLELGGKSPFIVFEDADVEKAVEWIMFGIFWNQGEVCSATSRLLVHEDIAPRVLERLREAAHEIKVGDGQEAGTLLGPLVSETQYQRVLGYIDIGLAEGATLLTGGRRPAGLEQGYFLEPTVFVDVRREMRIWREEIFGPVLAVMTFGDEAEALALANDSDFGLAAAVMSADLERCERVSRALRAGIVWINCSQPTFTQAPWGGFKLSGIGRELGRWGLQNYLEVKQITRYESGRAWGWYLK
- a CDS encoding APC family permease; protein product: MSKVQSDIGLGGAGQSSGVGLKSNNLTFVETIGQSIANVSPTFMPALAVAVVVGMAGHATWLVYALATVSLMLVGWNLSRLASRYATAGSFFVYISRSLGPITGGIVGWGLIVAYLGTAMAVTVGVKVFLDSVLQPVGIKLPAILVYAVTVALVWLLAYRDIKISSRVGLTLEGLSICVILFLLGAIVMKHTGSLVDVNQLALKGSSAGSVAQAAVFAIFSFVGFESAASLGQETRNPLKTVPRAILSSTLMVGTFFVIVTYIILIGFNDNVAALAKDGAPLDTLSAAAGVPWLGTFIYIGAAISAFACALASVNAASRLLFSMGRYQFVHSSMGFVHAKHRTPHIAVTISAVLTFIVPTLMLKMDYLTAFGILGTIATFGFVLGYFMISVAAPIYIKKMGELKPVDVIVGVVAALAMLGAFVGSVYPVPDYPYNILPYLFIGYLAVGLVWLLMLKKKSPQILLNIEKDLEVSESEIIVGKK